In Flavobacterium okayamense, a single window of DNA contains:
- a CDS encoding DNA-3-methyladenine glycosylase family protein gives MHSLSEAVLSKKIDLNSLQNKDETTVRSELIQVKGIGNWTIDIYLMFSLQYQDILPIGDIAIVNTIKDLFGYLTSDEIINLSHNWKPYRSMAAFFLWHHYLESRGRKPLIY, from the coding sequence TTGCATTCACTTTCAGAGGCTGTTTTGTCAAAAAAAATAGATTTAAATTCACTTCAAAATAAAGATGAAACAACTGTTCGTTCCGAATTAATTCAAGTAAAAGGAATTGGAAATTGGACAATCGATATTTATTTGATGTTTTCACTTCAATATCAAGACATTTTACCAATTGGCGATATTGCTATTGTAAATACAATAAAAGATTTGTTTGGCTACTTAACTTCTGATGAAATAATTAATCTTTCACATAATTGGAAACCATACAGAAGTATGGCTGCATTTTTCTTATGGCATCATTATTTAGAAAGCAGAGGAAGAAAACCTTTAATTTATTAA
- a CDS encoding DUF5686 and carboxypeptidase-like regulatory domain-containing protein, whose amino-acid sequence MVKKILFFLFFSLVAFSQTKVGGKVYDEFGDPVAFANVLFKNSKTGVITDENGSFYFEADEEYSAIVVSFVGFQTQEVPLKKGLNANLKIILKEGTELKEVIVYTGKTSKKNNPAIDILRKIWARKRKNGLYMFDQYKYDKYEKVEFDMNTIDSAFMNSKVFKGMEFIFDNIDTSRITGKTYLPIFINESASEVYGDNVLNKKKEILKGNRNSGFGNGDGVNTFIKDLYADYDIYKNYLKFFDKSFISPLSRTGIDVYNYVLSDSTFIDDKWCYNIVYYPRRKGELTFKGDFWVNDTTWAIKKINLEASKSANINWVKEIYIEQEFDVLNDSVFLLKRDYMMSDFSLTKKEESKGVYGKRTTIVKNHEFNKPKDEKFYREEVNFYDNEVFNQTDDFWVENRFEKLNENEAGIYKMLDTLQTVPKFKKIYNLASILGSGYIQFGNLDFGPIFSTFGYNDVEGQRIRVGGRTYFGPNDRWRIQGYTAYGLRDNQFKYGIIGKWMVNTKNRLILSLGNRRDVEQIGVSLTTSNDVLGRSFASSALFASGVNNQLTSINLTTLGAEIEPLKNLIFQTNFSYRTLKSASSEFSLDYYTDLTQSEIKSEVKQSEINLVAEYTPKRKTVGYGVDRLEVDNNYARLFLSYSNGLKGVMSSDFNYQKLQFYYRQPVLIGGFGRLFTTFETGKIFGEVPLGLMGVIPGNQSWFVIENTYNLLDYYDFVADEYASLHFEHHFNGRLFSRIPGLRKLNLREIVGVKGVIGHVSDENRMLNASNLNYVAPENLYWEYYAGVGNIFKVLRIDFAWRGNYLDMPNARKFGVKASFGFYF is encoded by the coding sequence ATGGTAAAAAAGATATTATTTTTTCTGTTTTTTAGTTTAGTTGCTTTTTCACAAACAAAAGTTGGTGGAAAAGTTTATGATGAATTTGGAGATCCAGTAGCTTTTGCAAATGTTTTATTTAAAAACTCTAAAACTGGAGTTATAACAGATGAAAACGGAAGTTTTTATTTTGAAGCTGATGAAGAGTATTCTGCAATTGTAGTGTCTTTTGTTGGTTTTCAAACACAAGAGGTTCCTTTAAAGAAAGGGCTAAATGCCAATTTAAAAATTATTCTAAAAGAAGGAACAGAACTTAAAGAAGTAATTGTTTACACAGGAAAAACTTCAAAGAAAAACAATCCTGCAATTGATATTTTGCGAAAAATTTGGGCTCGTAAACGTAAGAATGGTTTGTATATGTTCGACCAATATAAGTATGATAAATACGAAAAGGTTGAATTTGATATGAATACAATTGATAGTGCTTTTATGAATAGTAAAGTTTTTAAAGGCATGGAGTTTATTTTTGACAATATTGATACTTCACGAATTACTGGAAAAACGTATTTGCCTATTTTTATTAATGAAAGCGCTAGTGAGGTTTATGGTGATAATGTTTTAAATAAGAAAAAAGAAATATTAAAAGGTAATAGGAATTCTGGTTTTGGTAATGGAGATGGTGTTAATACTTTTATTAAAGATCTTTATGCTGATTACGATATTTATAAAAATTATTTAAAATTCTTTGATAAGTCTTTCATAAGTCCTTTATCTCGAACAGGTATTGATGTATATAATTATGTCTTGAGTGATAGTACATTTATTGATGATAAATGGTGTTATAATATTGTTTACTACCCTAGAAGAAAAGGAGAATTAACTTTTAAAGGAGACTTTTGGGTAAACGACACAACTTGGGCTATTAAAAAAATAAATCTTGAAGCTAGTAAAAGTGCAAACATAAACTGGGTGAAAGAAATTTATATTGAACAAGAATTTGATGTGTTAAACGATTCTGTTTTTTTACTAAAAAGAGATTACATGATGTCTGATTTTAGTTTGACTAAAAAAGAAGAATCAAAAGGGGTTTATGGTAAACGAACAACTATAGTAAAAAATCACGAGTTCAATAAACCTAAAGATGAAAAGTTTTATCGAGAAGAAGTAAATTTCTATGATAATGAAGTTTTTAATCAAACAGATGATTTTTGGGTAGAAAATAGATTTGAAAAATTAAATGAAAATGAAGCCGGAATCTATAAAATGTTGGACACACTTCAAACGGTTCCAAAGTTTAAGAAGATTTATAATTTAGCTTCAATTTTGGGAAGTGGATACATTCAATTCGGTAATTTAGATTTTGGTCCTATTTTTTCAACTTTTGGTTATAATGACGTTGAAGGACAAAGAATAAGAGTTGGAGGTCGAACGTATTTTGGACCAAATGATAGATGGAGAATTCAAGGTTATACAGCTTACGGTTTGAGAGACAATCAATTCAAATATGGAATTATTGGTAAGTGGATGGTTAATACTAAAAACCGATTAATTCTTTCACTTGGAAATAGAAGAGATGTTGAACAAATTGGAGTTAGTCTAACTACGTCAAATGATGTTTTAGGTAGAAGTTTTGCATCTTCAGCTTTATTCGCAAGTGGAGTCAATAATCAGCTAACTTCAATAAATTTAACAACATTAGGCGCAGAAATAGAGCCTTTAAAGAACTTAATTTTTCAAACCAATTTTAGTTATCGAACTTTAAAATCTGCTTCAAGCGAATTCAGTTTAGATTATTATACTGATTTAACTCAATCTGAAATTAAAAGTGAAGTTAAGCAATCAGAAATAAACCTAGTTGCTGAATATACACCTAAAAGAAAAACAGTAGGTTATGGAGTTGATCGATTAGAAGTTGATAACAATTATGCCCGATTGTTTTTAAGCTATAGTAATGGTTTAAAAGGAGTAATGTCTAGTGATTTTAATTACCAAAAATTGCAATTTTATTACAGGCAACCTGTTTTAATAGGAGGATTTGGAAGATTGTTTACAACATTTGAGACTGGAAAGATTTTTGGAGAAGTGCCTCTTGGTTTAATGGGAGTTATTCCAGGTAACCAATCGTGGTTTGTTATCGAAAATACCTATAATCTTTTAGATTACTATGATTTTGTTGCCGATGAATATGCGTCATTACATTTTGAACATCATTTTAATGGTAGATTGTTTTCTAGAATTCCAGGGTTAAGAAAGCTAAATTTAAGAGAAATTGTTGGTGTTAAAGGAGTAATTGGGCATGTTTCTGATGAAAATAGAATGTTAAATGCATCGAATTTAAACTATGTAGCGCCAGAAAATCTTTATTGGGAATACTACGCTGGTGTTGGAAATATTTTTAAAGTCTTACGAATCGATTTTGCATGGCGTGGAAACTATTTAGATATGCCTAATGCTAGAAAATTTGGTGTAAAAGCTTCCTTCGGTTTTTATTTCTAA
- a CDS encoding pyruvate dehydrogenase complex E1 component subunit beta, which yields MKTIQFREAVCEAMSEEMRRDESIYLIGEEVAEYNGAYKASKGMLDEFGPKRVIDAPIAELGFAGIAVGSAMNGNRPIVEFMTFNFSLVGIDQIINNAAKMRQMSGGQFNIPIVFRGPTASAGQLAATHSQAFENWYANCPGLKVVVPSNVYDAKGLLKSAIRDNDPVIFMESEQMYGDKGEVPEGEYTIPLGVADIKREGSNVTIVSFGKIIKEALTAAEELAKEGISCEVIDLRTVRPMDYDTIINSVKKTNRLVVLEEAWPFASVASEITYMVQERAFDYLDAPIQRITTADAPAPYSPALLKEWLPNANDVIKAVKKVAYK from the coding sequence ATGAAAACAATTCAATTTAGAGAAGCGGTTTGCGAAGCAATGAGTGAAGAAATGCGTCGCGATGAATCAATATATTTAATAGGTGAAGAAGTAGCTGAATATAACGGAGCATACAAAGCTTCGAAAGGAATGTTAGACGAGTTTGGTCCAAAAAGAGTTATCGACGCTCCTATTGCCGAATTGGGTTTTGCCGGTATTGCTGTTGGTTCCGCAATGAATGGAAATAGACCAATTGTTGAGTTTATGACATTTAACTTCTCATTAGTAGGTATTGATCAAATTATAAATAACGCGGCTAAAATGCGTCAAATGTCTGGTGGTCAATTTAATATTCCTATCGTGTTTAGAGGTCCTACGGCTTCTGCAGGACAATTAGCTGCAACGCATTCACAAGCTTTTGAAAACTGGTATGCAAACTGTCCAGGTTTAAAAGTAGTTGTTCCTTCAAATGTTTATGATGCAAAAGGGTTGTTAAAATCTGCTATTCGTGATAATGACCCAGTTATTTTCATGGAATCTGAGCAAATGTATGGTGATAAAGGTGAAGTGCCTGAAGGAGAATATACAATTCCATTAGGTGTTGCTGATATTAAAAGAGAGGGTTCTAATGTAACAATAGTTTCTTTTGGTAAAATTATTAAAGAAGCTTTAACTGCAGCAGAAGAATTAGCAAAAGAAGGAATTTCTTGTGAAGTAATCGATTTAAGAACTGTTCGTCCAATGGATTACGATACAATTATTAATTCGGTTAAGAAAACAAATAGATTGGTTGTTTTAGAAGAAGCTTGGCCATTTGCTTCAGTTGCTTCTGAAATTACTTATATGGTTCAAGAAAGAGCTTTTGATTATTTAGATGCTCCTATTCAAAGAATAACTACAGCAGATGCTCCAGCACCTTATTCTCCAGCTTTATTGAAAGAATGGTTGCCAAATGCTAATGATGTAATTAAAGCTGTAAAAAAAGTAGCTTACAAATAA
- a CDS encoding electron transfer flavoprotein subunit beta/FixA family protein: MKILVCISHVPDTTSKINFTNGDTEFDTNGVQFVINPNDEFGLTKAVMLKEQQGASVTVVNVGGTDAEATLRKALAIGADEAIRINANPTDGMFVAKQLAEVVKNGGYDLIIAGTESIDYNGGMVPGMMAALLGYNFVNSCIGLEVTGSEAKVVREIDGGKETVSTSLPLIVGGKKGLVEEKDLRIPNMRGIMMARSKALAVNEPTGNETATQAVKFEKPAPKSACKMISPDNIDELVDLLHNEAKVI, translated from the coding sequence ATGAAAATACTAGTTTGCATCAGTCACGTACCTGATACTACATCAAAAATCAATTTCACCAACGGTGACACAGAATTTGACACAAATGGAGTACAGTTTGTAATTAACCCAAACGATGAATTTGGTTTGACTAAAGCTGTAATGTTAAAAGAACAACAAGGTGCATCAGTAACAGTTGTAAATGTTGGCGGTACTGACGCTGAAGCTACATTAAGAAAAGCATTAGCTATTGGTGCTGACGAAGCAATTAGAATAAATGCAAATCCAACAGATGGAATGTTTGTTGCTAAACAATTAGCCGAAGTTGTAAAAAATGGAGGTTATGACTTAATCATTGCAGGAACAGAATCTATTGATTATAATGGTGGAATGGTACCAGGAATGATGGCAGCATTATTAGGTTACAATTTTGTTAACTCATGTATTGGTTTAGAAGTTACTGGATCCGAAGCTAAAGTTGTAAGAGAAATTGATGGCGGAAAAGAAACTGTCTCGACTTCATTACCATTAATCGTTGGAGGTAAAAAAGGATTAGTAGAAGAAAAAGACTTGAGAATACCAAATATGAGAGGAATCATGATGGCTCGTTCTAAAGCTCTAGCAGTAAATGAACCAACAGGTAACGAAACTGCAACACAAGCAGTGAAGTTCGAAAAACCAGCTCCAAAATCAGCTTGTAAAATGATAAGTCCAGACAATATCGATGAGTTAGTAGACTTATTACACAATGAAGCTAAAGTAATCTAA
- a CDS encoding electron transfer flavoprotein subunit alpha/FixB family protein produces the protein MSILIYAESSEGKFKKVALELASYAKKVADSMGTSVTAVTINAGNTEELSKYGVSKVLNVSNDKLNNFNAKAYADVIKQAAEKESAKVIVLSSTTDSKYLSPLVAVNLNAGFASNVVALPESTSPFQVKRTAFSNKAFNVTEISTDVKVIGLAKNSFGLVEDSVSLAEEVFSPSLNDVDFGVKVENVEKVTGKVTIADAEIVVSAGRGMKGPENWGMIEELASVLGAATACSKPVSDIGWRPHSEHVGQTGKPVASNLYIAVGISGAIQHIAGINASKVKVVINTDAEAPFFKVADYGIVGDAFDVVPKLIEKLKTFKANNA, from the coding sequence ATGTCTATTTTAATATACGCAGAATCGTCTGAAGGAAAATTTAAAAAAGTAGCTTTAGAGTTAGCTTCATATGCTAAAAAAGTTGCTGATAGTATGGGCACTAGCGTAACAGCTGTAACCATTAACGCAGGAAACACAGAAGAATTATCAAAATACGGAGTTAGTAAAGTTTTAAATGTTTCAAACGACAAATTAAATAATTTTAATGCAAAAGCTTATGCAGATGTTATAAAACAAGCTGCCGAAAAAGAAAGTGCAAAAGTTATCGTTTTATCGTCTACAACAGATAGCAAATACCTATCTCCTCTTGTTGCTGTAAACTTAAACGCTGGATTTGCATCTAATGTAGTTGCATTACCAGAAAGCACAAGCCCTTTCCAAGTAAAAAGAACTGCTTTTTCTAATAAAGCTTTCAATGTAACTGAAATTTCAACCGATGTAAAAGTAATCGGTTTAGCGAAGAATTCATTTGGTTTAGTGGAAGATTCAGTTTCATTAGCAGAAGAGGTATTTTCTCCGTCATTAAACGATGTAGATTTTGGAGTGAAGGTTGAAAACGTAGAAAAGGTAACTGGAAAAGTAACTATTGCAGATGCTGAAATTGTTGTTTCTGCTGGTCGAGGAATGAAAGGCCCTGAAAACTGGGGAATGATTGAAGAATTAGCTTCTGTTTTAGGTGCTGCAACTGCTTGTTCTAAACCAGTTTCTGATATTGGATGGAGACCTCACAGTGAACACGTTGGTCAAACAGGAAAGCCAGTAGCTTCAAACTTGTATATAGCTGTAGGTATCTCTGGAGCAATTCAACATATTGCCGGCATCAACGCTTCAAAAGTAAAAGTGGTAATCAATACAGACGCTGAGGCTCCTTTCTTCAAAGTTGCTGATTATGGAATCGTTGGTGATGCTTTTGATGTTGTTCCTAAACTAATCGAAAAATTAAAAACTTTTAAAGCTAATAACGCTTAA
- a CDS encoding bifunctional nuclease family protein: protein MSLVKLTIKGISYSQTQNGAYALILNEVDGERNLPIVIGAFEAQSIAIALEKEIKPPRPLTHDLFKNFADRFDIVVKQVIIHKLVDGVFFSSIICERDKIEEIIDARTSDAIALAIRFSAPIFTYKNILDKAGIYLKMNPSEKEDDENSDEILSTPETFGIEAENEVKPGDFSHYTLEELYQKLEEAVQNEDYEKAAKIRDEISKKES, encoded by the coding sequence ATGAGTTTAGTGAAACTAACTATAAAAGGAATTTCGTACAGCCAAACCCAAAATGGAGCTTATGCTTTAATTTTAAATGAAGTTGATGGCGAACGTAATCTACCTATTGTTATTGGTGCTTTTGAGGCCCAATCCATTGCAATTGCTTTAGAAAAAGAAATAAAACCACCACGTCCTTTAACTCATGATTTATTTAAAAACTTTGCCGATCGTTTCGACATTGTGGTTAAACAAGTTATTATCCATAAATTAGTAGATGGTGTTTTCTTTTCAAGTATAATTTGTGAAAGAGATAAAATTGAAGAAATAATTGACGCACGAACATCTGACGCTATTGCTTTAGCTATACGTTTCAGTGCGCCAATTTTTACTTATAAAAACATTTTAGATAAAGCGGGAATTTATTTAAAAATGAACCCCTCTGAAAAAGAAGATGATGAAAATTCTGATGAAATTTTATCAACACCAGAAACTTTTGGAATAGAGGCCGAAAACGAAGTTAAACCTGGTGATTTTAGTCATTATACTTTAGAAGAATTATATCAAAAATTAGAAGAAGCTGTTCAAAACGAAGATTACGAAAAAGCAGCAAAAATTAGAGACGAAATCTCTAAAAAAGAATCATAA
- a CDS encoding NupC/NupG family nucleoside CNT transporter, with product MNTRIVTFFLMLFCALQLNAQELEKKWQLQSSENDFLELKEGTFSLKLSNDSVVRKGDYLIQDKYLFLFENGSDSPTKRFRIETTTDSTLTLKKGEKAYSFFSSNKVKKEVSGTELIPNKGLTATGIGRGILGMLSLLGIAFAFSSNRKAINWKTVGIGLMAQLFLAFGILKVPFIQAFFDIVGKLFTKVLEFTRAGSEFLLGGMMDIQSFGFIFLFQVLPTIIFFSALTSLLFYLGIIQKVVQAMAIVLTKLLKISGAESLSVAGNIFLGQTEAPLLIKAYLEKMNKSEILLVMIGGMATVAGGVLAAYIGFLGGGDKVLEAEFARHLLAASVMAAPGAIIISKILYPQSEIINTEVEVTKDKIGSNILDAIATGTTEGLKLAANVAAMLLVFIAFIAMINYGLDQIGYYTGLNSIIAENTPYTKFSLETILGIVFSPLMWLIGVATEDMMLMGQLLGIKLAASEFVGYIQLAELKNMANDIHFTYEKSVIMATYMLCGFANFASIGIQIGGIGSLAPNQRKTLSEFGLKAVIGGSLASLLSATIAGMIIG from the coding sequence ATGAATACAAGAATAGTTACCTTTTTCTTAATGCTTTTTTGCGCATTACAATTAAATGCACAAGAATTAGAAAAAAAATGGCAATTACAATCTTCAGAAAATGACTTCCTTGAATTAAAAGAAGGAACTTTTAGTTTAAAGTTATCTAATGACAGTGTTGTAAGAAAAGGAGATTACCTTATACAAGATAAGTATTTGTTTTTATTTGAAAACGGATCAGATTCTCCTACAAAAAGATTTAGAATTGAAACTACTACTGATTCTACTTTAACTTTAAAAAAAGGAGAAAAAGCATATTCTTTCTTTTCGTCTAATAAAGTAAAAAAAGAAGTTTCTGGTACAGAATTAATTCCTAATAAAGGATTAACGGCTACTGGAATTGGAAGAGGAATACTTGGAATGTTATCTTTATTAGGTATTGCATTTGCTTTTAGTTCAAACCGAAAAGCTATTAACTGGAAAACAGTTGGAATAGGTTTAATGGCTCAACTTTTTCTTGCATTCGGGATTTTAAAAGTTCCGTTCATTCAAGCGTTTTTTGACATTGTAGGAAAACTATTTACTAAAGTCTTAGAATTTACAAGAGCAGGAAGTGAATTTTTACTTGGAGGAATGATGGACATTCAAAGCTTTGGATTTATTTTCTTGTTCCAAGTTTTACCTACAATCATATTCTTTTCTGCATTAACATCATTGCTTTTTTATCTTGGAATTATTCAAAAAGTTGTTCAAGCAATGGCTATTGTTTTAACAAAGCTTCTTAAAATTTCTGGAGCTGAAAGTTTATCAGTTGCTGGTAATATTTTCTTAGGTCAAACGGAAGCTCCTTTGCTTATCAAAGCTTATCTTGAGAAAATGAATAAAAGTGAAATCCTATTAGTTATGATTGGCGGAATGGCAACAGTTGCTGGAGGTGTTTTAGCTGCTTACATAGGCTTTTTAGGTGGTGGAGATAAAGTTCTTGAAGCTGAATTTGCAAGACACTTATTAGCAGCTTCAGTTATGGCTGCACCTGGAGCAATTATAATTTCTAAAATTTTATATCCACAAAGTGAGATTATTAATACAGAAGTTGAAGTTACTAAAGATAAAATTGGTTCAAATATTCTTGATGCTATTGCAACAGGAACTACAGAAGGCTTAAAATTAGCTGCAAACGTTGCTGCAATGTTGCTTGTATTTATTGCTTTTATAGCCATGATCAATTATGGTTTAGATCAAATTGGTTATTACACTGGATTAAATTCTATTATTGCAGAAAACACTCCATACACAAAATTTTCATTAGAAACGATTTTAGGTATTGTTTTCTCTCCATTAATGTGGCTGATTGGTGTTGCAACTGAAGATATGATGTTAATGGGGCAATTATTAGGTATTAAATTAGCCGCTTCAGAATTCGTAGGATATATTCAATTGGCAGAGTTGAAGAATATGGCTAATGATATTCATTTTACCTATGAAAAATCAGTAATAATGGCAACCTATATGTTGTGTGGTTTTGCTAACTTTGCTTCAATCGGAATTCAAATTGGAGGAATTGGCTCATTAGCACCTAATCAAAGAAAAACATTGTCAGAATTTGGATTAAAAGCGGTAATTGGGGGTAGTTTAGCTTCGCTATTATCAGCTACAATTGCCGGGATGATTATCGGTTAA
- a CDS encoding thymidylate synthase — translation MKQYHDLVKHVLENGNQKGDRTGTGTISVFGYQMRFDLSEGFPMVTTKKLHLKSIIHELLWFLKGETNIAYLKENGVKIWDDWADENGDLGPVYGHQWRNWNSEEIDQITELIETIKKNPNSRRMLISAWNPSVLPDTSVSFAENVANGKAALPPCHAFFQFYVADGKLSCQLYQRSADIFLGVPFNIASYALLTMMIAQVCDLQPGDFVHTFGDAHIYNNHIEQLELQLSRDCRPLPTMKMNPDVKNIFDFTYDDFTLEGYDPHPHIKGQVSV, via the coding sequence ATGAAACAATACCACGACTTAGTAAAACATGTATTAGAGAATGGAAATCAAAAAGGAGATAGAACCGGAACGGGAACTATTAGTGTTTTTGGCTATCAAATGCGATTCGATTTAAGTGAAGGTTTCCCTATGGTTACCACAAAAAAATTACACTTAAAATCGATTATACATGAGCTGTTGTGGTTCTTAAAAGGTGAAACCAATATTGCCTATTTAAAAGAAAATGGCGTAAAAATTTGGGATGATTGGGCAGATGAGAATGGCGATTTAGGGCCGGTTTATGGTCACCAATGGCGTAATTGGAACAGTGAAGAAATCGACCAAATTACTGAATTAATTGAAACTATCAAGAAAAATCCAAACAGCAGAAGAATGCTAATTTCTGCATGGAACCCTAGTGTTTTACCTGATACTTCTGTTTCATTTGCTGAAAATGTAGCGAATGGAAAAGCAGCGCTTCCTCCATGTCATGCTTTCTTTCAGTTTTATGTTGCTGATGGAAAATTAAGTTGTCAGTTGTACCAGCGAAGTGCAGACATTTTCTTAGGCGTTCCGTTTAACATTGCTTCTTATGCTTTATTAACCATGATGATTGCACAAGTATGCGATTTACAACCTGGAGATTTTGTACATACATTTGGTGATGCACATATTTACAACAATCATATTGAGCAATTAGAATTACAATTATCTAGAGATTGTCGACCATTACCAACCATGAAAATGAATCCTGATGTAAAAAATATTTTCGATTTTACTTATGACGATTTCACTTTAGAAGGTTACGACCCACATCCACATATTAAAGGGCAAGTTTCGGTTTAA
- a CDS encoding energy transducer TonB, with amino-acid sequence MKRIFTTIFILLFYSSFSQILDNENRDYSFIELDEYPTTQECQNHSRQEKFDCFKQFLNDHVNKNFNYPEKAIKNKISGKVLITFTINKEGKVDSILTDGSDEILQKEARRIISILPQFKPGIESGKPVNVKYSVPLTFKLPD; translated from the coding sequence ATGAAAAGGATATTTACAACAATATTTATTTTATTATTCTATTCATCATTTTCTCAAATATTAGATAATGAAAATAGAGATTATTCATTTATTGAATTAGATGAATATCCTACGACGCAAGAATGTCAAAATCACAGCAGACAAGAAAAATTTGATTGTTTTAAACAATTTCTAAATGATCATGTAAATAAAAATTTTAATTACCCAGAAAAAGCAATAAAAAATAAAATTAGTGGTAAGGTTTTGATCACATTTACCATAAACAAAGAAGGCAAAGTTGATAGTATTTTAACCGATGGATCAGATGAAATATTACAAAAAGAGGCTCGGAGAATAATATCAATATTACCCCAATTTAAACCAGGAATTGAGTCTGGAAAGCCAGTTAATGTAAAATATTCAGTACCTCTGACTTTTAAACTTCCTGATTAA
- a CDS encoding DUF2797 domain-containing protein: MDYQGTLQKMQTELGNPIQYYLVFEDSFIHVNQAIGKNFSMEFVGYQCLNCGQPKKIFRQGFCYDCFMSSPAVGDWIMKPELSKAHLDIEDRDLEYEKKVQLQPHIVYLALSSEVKVGVTRKTQVPTRWIDQGAIQAIPIVEVPNRYLAGITEVALKDYFTDKTSWQKMLKNDVSHADLIAERLKIENVLPDEVKPYFLNEPHLYYLNYPVEQYPTKVTSLNLDKTPNYSGILAGIKGQYLIFNDGTVFNVRSYEGYVVRISFNQEV, from the coding sequence ATGGATTACCAAGGAACACTTCAAAAAATGCAAACAGAATTAGGAAACCCTATTCAATATTATTTAGTTTTTGAAGATAGTTTTATACATGTAAATCAGGCGATAGGAAAGAATTTTTCAATGGAATTTGTAGGGTATCAATGTTTAAATTGTGGCCAACCTAAGAAAATTTTCCGACAAGGATTTTGTTATGACTGTTTTATGAGTAGTCCGGCTGTTGGAGATTGGATAATGAAACCCGAATTGAGCAAGGCACATTTAGATATTGAAGATCGAGATTTGGAATACGAAAAAAAAGTACAATTGCAACCGCATATTGTATATTTAGCGTTGTCGAGCGAAGTAAAAGTGGGTGTAACGCGTAAAACTCAAGTACCTACACGATGGATAGATCAAGGAGCTATACAAGCGATTCCAATTGTGGAGGTTCCGAATAGATACTTAGCTGGAATTACTGAAGTTGCTTTGAAAGATTATTTTACCGATAAAACAAGTTGGCAAAAAATGTTAAAAAATGATGTTTCTCATGCTGATTTAATTGCTGAGCGTTTAAAAATAGAAAATGTATTACCAGATGAAGTAAAACCTTATTTTTTGAATGAACCACATTTGTATTATTTAAATTATCCAGTGGAACAATACCCAACAAAAGTAACTAGTCTTAACTTAGATAAAACGCCTAATTATTCTGGAATTTTAGCTGGAATAAAAGGACAGTATTTAATTTTCAACGATGGAACCGTTTTTAATGTTCGTTCGTATGAAGGGTATGTTGTGAGGATTTCTTTTAATCAGGAAGTTTAA